Proteins from one uncultured Anaeromusa sp. genomic window:
- a CDS encoding lactate permease LctP family transporter encodes MTWTQMYDPMGSLALSSLVAAIPMIIIFYMLAIRRTPGHIAGAVAVTSAVLIAILAYKMPAGMALSVTGVGALYGIFPIFWIVIMAIFIYNITVETGQFEIVKNSIAAITDDRRLQALLVAFAFGAFLEGAAGFGTPVAISAGMLVGLGFNPLYAAGLCLIANTAPVAFGGIGIPIIVAGQVSGVDTMQISAMVGRQLPFLSVIIPIWLVTLMAGWKSCMEVLPACLVAGVSFAGLQWFSSNYLGPELPDILSSLAAIISLALFLRVWKPATIWRFENEKAPTLQVKGTDSTAAVIKAWSPFIILTIMVILWGLKPVAAMLDTVTLKWLVPGLHKAIIQVAPIAKSPKAMDVIFKVNWLSAAGTALLFASIFSSMVLGVGPSRYFSILGRTFSQLKKPLITIPCVLGLAYIMNFSGMSATMGLFLAGTGSLFPFFAPVLGWLGVFLTGSDTSANALFGNLQAVTAQQVGVDPVLTVAANSSGGVTGKMISPQSIAVATAATGLVGKEGDLFNFTVMHSFVLCIIVCIMTYAQAYFLSWMIPH; translated from the coding sequence GCCTATAAGATGCCTGCTGGCATGGCCTTGTCGGTTACTGGCGTGGGCGCTCTTTACGGTATCTTCCCAATTTTCTGGATCGTTATTATGGCTATTTTTATTTACAATATTACAGTAGAAACGGGACAATTCGAGATCGTTAAGAACTCGATTGCCGCTATTACGGATGACCGTCGTCTGCAGGCCCTCTTGGTTGCCTTCGCTTTCGGCGCGTTCCTTGAAGGTGCTGCCGGTTTCGGTACGCCTGTTGCCATTTCCGCCGGCATGTTGGTGGGTCTGGGCTTCAACCCGCTGTATGCCGCTGGTCTGTGCTTGATTGCCAATACGGCTCCGGTTGCTTTCGGCGGTATTGGTATTCCGATTATCGTTGCTGGTCAGGTTTCTGGCGTAGATACCATGCAAATCAGCGCCATGGTAGGCCGTCAGTTGCCTTTCCTTTCCGTCATTATTCCGATTTGGCTGGTTACCTTGATGGCTGGCTGGAAATCCTGCATGGAAGTTCTGCCGGCTTGCTTGGTGGCTGGTGTTTCCTTCGCTGGTTTGCAGTGGTTCTCCTCGAACTACCTCGGACCAGAACTGCCCGACATCTTGTCCTCCTTGGCTGCGATCATTTCGCTGGCTCTGTTCCTGCGGGTGTGGAAGCCTGCTACGATCTGGCGCTTTGAAAACGAAAAAGCTCCTACGCTGCAGGTTAAGGGAACTGATTCTACTGCTGCCGTAATCAAAGCTTGGTCTCCGTTCATCATCCTGACGATTATGGTTATTCTCTGGGGTCTGAAGCCGGTTGCGGCCATGCTTGACACTGTAACCTTGAAATGGCTGGTTCCTGGCTTGCATAAAGCCATTATCCAGGTGGCTCCGATTGCGAAGAGCCCCAAAGCTATGGACGTTATCTTCAAAGTCAACTGGCTGAGCGCCGCCGGTACGGCGTTGCTTTTCGCAAGTATTTTCTCCTCCATGGTTCTGGGCGTTGGACCGAGCCGTTATTTCTCTATCTTGGGCCGTACTTTCAGCCAGTTGAAAAAGCCCTTGATTACCATTCCTTGCGTTTTAGGCTTGGCTTATATCATGAACTTCTCTGGCATGAGCGCTACCATGGGTCTGTTCTTGGCAGGCACGGGCAGCTTGTTCCCCTTCTTTGCACCGGTATTGGGCTGGTTGGGCGTGTTCCTGACAGGCTCTGATACTTCGGCTAATGCTCTCTTTGGCAACCTGCAGGCTGTTACGGCGCAGCAGGTTGGCGTTGATCCCGTTTTGACGGTTGCGGCCAACTCTTCAGGCGGTGTAACCGGTAAAATGATCTCGCCTCAGTCCATTGCTGTTGCTACGGCTGCTACCGGTTTGGTAGGCAAGGAAGGCGATTTGTTTAACTTTACGGTTATGCACTCCTTCGTGTTGTGTATCATTGTTTGTATCATGACTTATGCTCAGGCATATTTCTTGTCCTGGATGATTCCGCACTAA
- a CDS encoding polyprenyl synthetase family protein yields MNQELFALAQQDLAALEAELLSVVDSPVDLVHKISDHLVQAGGKRLRPALYFLCARSSGGQPATMMPLATAIEMIHMATLVHDDVVDSSHTRRGRPTANSLWGNQMSVLTGDYLFAKAFSLIATQVNQNMLRVLADVICAMCEGEIIQNQFIFQLEQSEQEYYARIAKKTADFIAASCELGALSAGLTAEATNALRQYGYALGMAFQITDDILDVTASSAQIGKPAGNDLRQGIITLPVLRALTVAEERDSLRSLLEQKVVLNDEEVRQALDIVHASDGVAYAYAKVDGYLQQAKEVLPDCLKENFRETFCQVADFVNLRKC; encoded by the coding sequence ATGAATCAAGAACTTTTTGCATTGGCTCAACAAGATCTTGCGGCGTTGGAAGCGGAGTTGCTTTCAGTGGTGGATTCGCCGGTGGATCTGGTCCATAAAATTAGCGATCACCTAGTGCAGGCCGGCGGCAAGCGGTTGCGTCCTGCGCTCTATTTTTTGTGCGCACGCAGCAGCGGCGGCCAGCCGGCTACCATGATGCCTCTGGCTACAGCTATTGAAATGATTCATATGGCAACGCTGGTCCATGATGATGTAGTGGATTCTTCGCATACAAGGAGAGGGCGGCCGACAGCTAATTCGCTTTGGGGTAATCAGATGTCGGTTTTGACAGGCGACTATTTGTTTGCCAAGGCGTTTTCTCTGATTGCTACGCAGGTGAATCAGAATATGCTGCGCGTATTGGCGGATGTTATTTGTGCTATGTGTGAAGGCGAGATCATTCAAAATCAGTTTATTTTCCAGCTTGAGCAGAGCGAGCAAGAATATTATGCGCGGATTGCTAAAAAAACAGCTGACTTCATTGCCGCCAGCTGTGAATTAGGGGCGTTGTCCGCCGGCTTGACCGCAGAAGCTACCAATGCGCTGCGCCAGTATGGGTATGCCTTGGGTATGGCTTTTCAAATTACTGATGATATTTTAGATGTGACGGCTTCCAGTGCGCAAATTGGCAAGCCCGCTGGAAATGACTTGCGGCAGGGGATTATTACGCTGCCGGTCCTGCGAGCTTTGACGGTAGCAGAAGAGCGGGACAGCTTGCGCAGCTTGCTCGAGCAAAAAGTTGTGCTGAATGATGAGGAAGTCCGGCAAGCTTTAGACATAGTGCATGCATCTGACGGTGTTGCCTATGCTTATGCTAAAGTGGATGGGTATTTGCAACAGGCCAAAGAGGTGTTGCCTGATTGTTTGAAGGAGAATTTCCGAGAAACTTTTTGTCAGGTAGCAGATTTTGTTAATTTGCGTAAAT